A window of Mucilaginibacter paludis DSM 18603 contains these coding sequences:
- a CDS encoding ABC transporter permease, producing MIEDTKYLEFHFFHISLYDLASLGTLFSGLTLALLLVSAKRPERTANLFLSAALAVAVLKTGGLTPFFLPALGPLLYFYVRQLTSPDGRFHRRNILHFCILLVSYWVPTWLVLISVIVYLYLAHGMIEGFYRRLRPVTMDRPRFAFQRLNKALVLLGLFCLLSMFDDTICLTIALALIGMAVDVIRKADNGLQLTMPITDRSDAREKGRRLREVVATNRLYTDAELTLATLAQKLKIHPHDLSRMINQGLEKNFSDFINEFRVREIARKMRDPENDRLTLLGIAYDSGFNSERTFHRVFKELTGKTPLEYKNSLRKELPIDKLAAPPRISPLILRSESPLVWAEEKLNRNYMFSNYFKTTFRYLLQNRAYSFINIAGLSIGLACAMLILVYVQDEVSYDRFHQNVDQIYRIDKQTTKTDGSVSNGSYTGYFPGPRFAASIPEIKTFVRFQPARADIKTESDIRSQSVCLVDANFFSVFNFPLLSGNARSVLTEPNSAVITEEMAKKLFGSSNAVGKVIFIRQDSTFNPHVITGVAKNCPDNSSIKFQVLLPLKVSAMDESNNGNWFNSFLSTFVVLSPGAEIKALQNKMDGVFESDAGKAISEIKSKYKVKSIGISYLLEPLTAIHLGKLVPDGNEILSDKSNPEFSYILSAIAVFVLLIACINFVNLTIARSVKRAKEIGIRKVIGGTTRQLRIQFLSESFMLCLIAFTLALGIVVVILPVFSGLSNKVLSLSYLLNVKLIIYYIALFLITSLSAGIYPAMVLSNYHPVQTLYSRFNLAGKNYLQRALVVFQFALASFLIVGAITIYLQFNFLTTQNLGYDDHNLIVVNKSQLTRNEAAVFKQELMKNPNMIDVAPKNGGDNNNTVKVSGDQQVNIAVETIDAAYLPLLKVPVIAGRNFSDKYPADATQSALVNEAFVQEAGWKQPIGEQINTFNGESYTVVGVVKNYHYKPLTEKITPQFFTMNPGNSYGMLHIKIKPGTETASLQYIANTFKGLFPFSPFAYTFKQEKNEQSYASEARWKQIILFSAVLTIFISCIGLFGLSVLAVEKRVKEIGVRKVLGASVSSIVTILSADFVKLIFIALAISMPFAWIATNKWLQNYPYRITVSWWLFLSGSLLVVLIALITISFQSIRAAITNPVKSLRAE from the coding sequence ATGATTGAAGACACTAAATACTTGGAGTTTCATTTTTTTCATATTAGCCTGTATGACCTGGCCTCACTTGGAACGTTGTTCTCGGGGCTAACCCTTGCGCTGCTTTTAGTATCCGCAAAAAGGCCTGAGCGAACAGCGAATTTATTTTTAAGCGCAGCCTTGGCCGTAGCCGTATTAAAGACCGGGGGATTGACACCGTTTTTTTTGCCAGCTTTGGGGCCGCTACTATACTTTTATGTACGGCAACTTACATCACCAGACGGGCGGTTCCACCGGAGAAATATACTTCATTTTTGCATTTTGCTTGTAAGTTATTGGGTGCCCACCTGGTTGGTTTTAATTTCGGTCATCGTTTATTTGTACCTGGCGCACGGGATGATTGAGGGATTTTATCGCCGCCTGCGGCCGGTAACAATGGACCGGCCGCGTTTTGCTTTCCAACGATTGAACAAGGCGCTCGTCCTGCTTGGCTTGTTTTGCCTGTTATCCATGTTTGATGATACTATTTGTTTGACCATTGCTTTAGCCCTGATCGGTATGGCCGTGGATGTGATACGGAAAGCGGATAATGGTCTCCAGTTGACCATGCCCATAACTGATCGGTCTGATGCCAGGGAGAAAGGCAGAAGATTAAGGGAAGTTGTCGCTACAAATCGCCTTTACACGGATGCGGAACTGACGCTGGCCACCCTCGCGCAAAAGCTGAAGATCCATCCGCATGACCTCTCCCGTATGATCAACCAGGGACTGGAAAAGAATTTCAGCGACTTCATCAATGAATTCCGTGTGCGTGAAATTGCCCGGAAAATGCGCGACCCGGAAAATGACCGGCTTACCTTATTAGGTATCGCTTATGACTCAGGGTTCAACTCCGAAAGAACTTTCCACCGCGTTTTTAAAGAGCTGACCGGCAAAACCCCTTTGGAATACAAAAATAGCCTAAGAAAAGAACTGCCAATTGATAAGTTGGCAGCACCGCCACGAATAAGTCCCCTAATATTGCGTTCGGAAAGCCCTTTGGTGTGGGCCGAAGAAAAATTAAACCGCAATTATATGTTCAGCAATTATTTTAAAACCACGTTCAGATACCTGTTGCAAAATAGGGCGTATTCCTTCATCAATATCGCAGGGTTAAGCATTGGGCTAGCCTGTGCGATGCTTATTTTGGTTTATGTGCAGGATGAAGTGAGCTATGATCGCTTTCATCAAAACGTTGACCAGATCTACCGTATCGATAAGCAAACAACGAAAACAGACGGGAGTGTTTCTAACGGCAGCTATACCGGCTATTTCCCCGGACCAAGGTTTGCTGCAAGCATCCCGGAAATAAAAACCTTCGTCCGCTTCCAGCCGGCGCGCGCTGATATTAAAACGGAGAGTGACATCCGGTCACAGTCGGTCTGCCTGGTCGATGCTAATTTTTTTTCCGTGTTTAATTTCCCTTTGCTAAGCGGCAATGCAAGGTCGGTATTAACCGAACCCAATTCGGCTGTGATCACGGAAGAAATGGCTAAGAAGCTTTTTGGCAGTTCAAACGCCGTTGGTAAAGTAATTTTCATCCGCCAAGACAGCACTTTTAACCCGCATGTGATCACCGGAGTGGCCAAAAATTGCCCGGACAATTCATCAATCAAATTTCAGGTATTGCTGCCGTTGAAAGTTTCGGCCATGGATGAAAGCAATAACGGTAATTGGTTCAATTCCTTTCTCAGCACATTCGTGGTGCTTTCGCCAGGTGCAGAGATTAAAGCCCTTCAAAACAAAATGGACGGGGTATTCGAATCCGATGCGGGTAAAGCCATCAGCGAGATCAAAAGTAAATATAAAGTAAAAAGTATCGGCATTTCTTATCTGCTGGAGCCGCTTACCGCTATTCATTTGGGTAAGCTGGTACCGGATGGGAATGAAATACTGAGCGATAAAAGCAACCCTGAGTTTTCTTATATTCTTTCAGCAATTGCCGTTTTTGTGTTGCTGATCGCCTGTATCAATTTTGTGAACCTTACCATAGCACGCTCCGTGAAACGTGCCAAAGAGATCGGCATACGAAAAGTGATCGGGGGAACTACCAGGCAATTGCGGATACAATTTTTGAGTGAGTCGTTTATGCTTTGCCTGATCGCTTTTACCCTTGCGTTGGGTATTGTAGTGGTCATTTTGCCGGTATTCAGCGGCTTATCGAATAAAGTGCTATCGCTTTCTTACCTGCTTAATGTAAAGCTGATTATTTATTATATCGCGCTCTTTTTGATCACCAGTTTATCAGCAGGAATTTACCCCGCAATGGTTTTATCAAATTACCATCCCGTTCAGACCTTGTACAGCCGCTTTAACCTTGCCGGAAAAAATTATTTGCAAAGAGCCCTGGTGGTATTCCAATTTGCGCTGGCCTCTTTTCTGATCGTTGGGGCCATTACCATTTATTTACAGTTTAATTTCCTGACTACACAAAATCTCGGTTATGACGACCATAACTTGATCGTGGTAAATAAATCCCAATTAACACGAAATGAAGCCGCTGTATTTAAACAGGAATTAATGAAAAATCCCAATATGATTGATGTCGCTCCAAAAAATGGCGGCGACAACAACAATACTGTAAAAGTAAGCGGCGACCAGCAGGTAAACATTGCTGTAGAAACTATTGATGCTGCTTACTTGCCGTTACTTAAAGTACCGGTAATTGCAGGGCGGAATTTTTCCGATAAATATCCGGCAGATGCAACGCAGTCGGCTTTAGTAAATGAGGCATTTGTACAGGAAGCCGGCTGGAAACAGCCCATAGGCGAGCAAATCAACACCTTCAATGGTGAATCCTATACTGTAGTAGGCGTAGTCAAGAATTATCATTACAAGCCATTAACTGAAAAAATAACGCCACAATTTTTTACCATGAACCCTGGAAACAGCTATGGTATGCTCCACATCAAAATTAAACCCGGTACTGAAACCGCAAGCCTGCAATATATCGCCAATACCTTTAAAGGCTTGTTTCCTTTCAGCCCGTTCGCGTACACGTTTAAACAGGAGAAAAATGAACAGAGCTATGCGAGCGAAGCCAGGTGGAAGCAAATTATCCTGTTCAGTGCCGTACTCACCATTTTTATATCGTGTATTGGTTTATTCGGCTTGTCGGTGTTAGCTGTAGAGAAACGCGTAAAAGAGATCGGCGTACGCAAAGTGCTCGGCGCTTCGGTAAGCAGCATCGTGACTATCCTTTCGGCAGATTTTGTCAAGCTGATCTTTATTGCACTGGCTATATCCATGCCGTTCGCGTGGATAGCAACCAATAAGTGGTTGCAAAATTATCCTTACCGGATCACGGTGAGCTGGTGGTTATTCCTGTCAGGCAGTTTATTAGTCGTATTGATCGCACTGATCACCATCAGTTTTCAATCCATAAGAGCTGCGATTACGAATCCGGTTAAGAGTTTAAGGGCAGAATGA
- a CDS encoding GDSL-type esterase/lipase family protein, with the protein MDRGISGQTTPQLLLRFRQDVINLKPKVVVILGGTNDIAGNTGPATINEIFGNPLSMIELAKANHIKVVICSVLPAFDYFWNEDIKPAGKIVMLNHKLKTYAAAHHIVYLDYHTALKDGQDGFKKNLTRDGVHPNITGYKTMEPLLKNALKSIEYCDLLSLK; encoded by the coding sequence ATTGACCGGGGGATAAGTGGGCAAACCACCCCGCAGTTGCTCTTGCGTTTCAGGCAGGATGTAATTAACCTTAAACCTAAAGTGGTGGTGATATTAGGCGGCACAAATGATATCGCGGGCAACACAGGCCCGGCAACTATCAACGAAATTTTCGGCAACCCGTTATCCATGATCGAACTGGCAAAAGCAAACCACATCAAGGTGGTCATCTGTTCTGTACTGCCTGCATTTGATTATTTCTGGAATGAAGACATCAAGCCGGCCGGCAAAATTGTTATGCTCAATCATAAATTAAAAACCTATGCTGCCGCACATCATATCGTCTATCTGGATTATCACACTGCCTTGAAAGATGGCCAGGACGGTTTTAAAAAGAACCTGACCAGGGACGGCGTTCATCCCAATATAACAGGGTACAAAACAATGGAGCCGTTATTAAAGAATGCATTAAAAAGTATTGAATATTGTGATTTGCTTTCATTGAAATAA
- a CDS encoding DUF945 family protein, giving the protein MIGKIPKPGKSFGGCIEYNILKKDAAILYSDGVRIDKIAHTIDDFNMQRKMNPGLGQAVGHIALSWSPEDKEKLNDEKMVSIAKEYLQKMKIQDTQVLIVKHKDRAHPHIHIVYNRVNNNGKTIADNFQHLKNIKISKELTLKHGMHIGQGKQKVNRPQLKGIDKLKYELHDTIKAASKKVSNMVQLKHELAKQGIGMQFKYKSGTLEIQGISFSKGKYKFKGSEIDRSLSYGKLSKAIQEQVQQQQTQAKPAKLADQLRQVIDELQGKEPTIIHKEPQTSFLQEALQLFEQLPGGITPEPDDAYRRKKRKGEEQDQSHGISR; this is encoded by the coding sequence ATGATCGGAAAGATACCTAAACCCGGCAAAAGCTTCGGCGGCTGTATCGAGTATAACATCCTGAAAAAAGATGCGGCCATACTTTATTCGGATGGCGTGCGCATCGATAAGATTGCGCACACCATAGACGATTTTAATATGCAACGGAAAATGAACCCCGGTTTAGGTCAGGCGGTTGGACATATTGCTTTGAGCTGGAGTCCGGAGGACAAAGAAAAGTTGAACGACGAAAAAATGGTCAGCATAGCCAAAGAGTACCTGCAAAAAATGAAAATACAGGACACACAGGTATTGATTGTCAAACACAAAGACCGGGCGCATCCGCACATACATATCGTTTATAACCGGGTAAATAATAATGGAAAGACGATAGCCGACAATTTTCAGCACCTTAAAAATATTAAGATCAGCAAAGAACTAACCTTAAAACACGGGATGCACATCGGACAGGGTAAGCAAAAGGTTAACCGTCCGCAATTAAAAGGGATAGACAAGCTGAAATATGAACTGCATGATACCATAAAAGCAGCCAGTAAAAAAGTGAGCAATATGGTTCAACTTAAACACGAACTGGCTAAACAGGGTATCGGGATGCAGTTTAAATACAAAAGCGGCACTTTGGAGATACAGGGTATCAGTTTCAGTAAGGGCAAGTATAAGTTTAAAGGTTCAGAAATCGACCGCAGTTTAAGCTATGGCAAATTAAGCAAAGCAATACAGGAGCAGGTACAGCAACAACAAACTCAGGCGAAGCCAGCCAAGTTAGCCGATCAGTTAAGGCAGGTCATTGATGAACTACAGGGCAAAGAGCCAACCATCATTCACAAAGAGCCGCAGACCAGTTTTTTGCAGGAAGCTTTACAATTATTTGAACAGTTGCCAGGGGGGATTACCCCCGAACCGGATGACGCTTACCGGCGCAAAAAGAGAAAGGGTGAGGAACAAGATCAAAGTCATGGAATCAGCAGGTAG
- a CDS encoding plasmid mobilization protein — protein MELGVKTTAMPVTGKPKHKGGRPKINVRREVHIKVRLTATEHFMIASRAKEAGMKISDWFRAAAKAARVIARLKPEDLQIMRMLAGMANNLNQLTKLAHRDGLLTVARKCDGLMVEIDQALKYFNSDDRKDT, from the coding sequence ATGGAATTAGGAGTAAAAACAACGGCAATGCCAGTTACAGGCAAACCGAAACATAAGGGTGGCAGACCGAAAATTAACGTCAGACGGGAAGTGCATATCAAGGTCAGGCTAACCGCCACCGAGCATTTTATGATAGCCTCAAGAGCCAAAGAAGCGGGTATGAAAATCAGCGATTGGTTCAGGGCGGCGGCTAAAGCCGCGCGGGTTATCGCCCGGTTAAAACCGGAAGATTTACAGATCATGCGGATGCTCGCGGGAATGGCCAATAACTTGAACCAACTAACCAAATTGGCGCACCGGGACGGTCTTTTAACGGTTGCCCGTAAATGCGATGGGCTGATGGTAGAGATTGACCAGGCATTGAAATATTTCAATAGCGATGATCGGAAAGATACCTAA
- a CDS encoding helix-turn-helix domain-containing protein, whose translation MKDTLTFDQLPEAVSRIQDKLDNIEQLLLQRQEQPMGQDEIMPVAKAAIFLDLAVPTVYSKVCRKELPVNKRGKRLYFYRSELTEWIKSGRKRTAEEIKDEATSKFSLSEKKTKSI comes from the coding sequence ATGAAAGACACACTCACATTTGACCAGTTACCCGAGGCGGTAAGTAGAATACAGGATAAGCTGGATAACATCGAACAGCTTTTACTTCAGCGGCAGGAGCAGCCGATGGGGCAGGACGAAATTATGCCCGTTGCCAAGGCTGCAATATTTTTAGACCTTGCTGTCCCGACCGTTTACAGCAAAGTATGCCGTAAAGAACTCCCTGTTAATAAGCGCGGGAAGCGCCTTTATTTCTACCGGTCCGAATTGACTGAATGGATTAAGTCTGGCCGTAAAAGAACGGCAGAGGAAATCAAGGACGAGGCCACCTCGAAATTTAGCCTTAGCGAAAAGAAAACCAAGTCAATTTAA
- a CDS encoding helix-turn-helix domain-containing protein has protein sequence MSGCHVALTRYTGNAGFEDWHAHQNASLSLLLNGCHKEDLFGKNCKRVPGDVKFIPAGEMHRCNDYSDDTRKINIDLSADFMNRMNNTEEHLLKTIPQILSTKITLIKLYHDLDDPSSPHAIASAELLLYKLFNPAGKIKTQAGKSMPQWAERLRDLLEDEWDKPLHLTDLSTRLGVHPVTISRYFPLYFSSTLGNYINRIKVDKALRLLKNTPTLLTEIAYTCGFADQAHFTRTFKAV, from the coding sequence GTGAGCGGATGCCATGTAGCGTTAACACGCTATACCGGGAACGCCGGTTTCGAAGATTGGCATGCTCATCAGAATGCGAGCCTCAGTTTGTTATTAAATGGCTGTCACAAAGAAGATCTGTTTGGTAAAAATTGCAAGCGGGTTCCTGGCGATGTGAAGTTTATTCCAGCAGGCGAAATGCATCGCTGCAATGATTATAGTGATGATACCCGAAAAATAAACATTGACCTAAGCGCGGATTTTATGAACCGGATGAATAATACAGAGGAGCACTTGTTAAAAACTATACCGCAAATTTTATCCACTAAAATTACACTGATTAAGCTTTACCATGATTTGGACGATCCATCGAGCCCTCATGCAATTGCATCCGCGGAATTGTTATTGTACAAGCTTTTTAACCCGGCAGGTAAAATAAAAACCCAAGCCGGTAAAAGCATGCCGCAATGGGCCGAACGTTTGCGTGATTTGTTAGAAGATGAATGGGACAAACCGCTTCATCTAACTGATCTTTCGACGAGGCTGGGTGTTCACCCCGTTACCATATCGCGATATTTTCCGCTATATTTTTCTTCTACATTGGGTAACTACATTAATCGCATTAAGGTAGATAAAGCATTGCGGCTACTTAAAAATACTCCTACGCTGTTAACTGAAATAGCCTATACCTGTGGTTTTGCAGATCAGGCGCATTTTACCCGGACCTTTAAAGCTGTATAA
- a CDS encoding fibronectin type III-like domain-contianing protein, whose product MAEVYVRPLHPSVYRPIHELKYFKKITINKNGSGKVDFELGADAFSCYNVKTGSWQLDPGEYEIQIGSSSRDIRLKTLVQVRN is encoded by the coding sequence ATTGCCGAGGTTTATGTTAGGCCTTTGCACCCAAGCGTGTACAGGCCAATACATGAGTTGAAATATTTCAAGAAGATCACTATAAATAAAAATGGCTCCGGTAAAGTAGATTTTGAATTAGGTGCTGATGCATTTTCATGTTATAATGTTAAAACCGGCAGTTGGCAATTAGATCCGGGTGAATATGAGATACAAATAGGTTCATCATCCCGCGATATAAGGTTGAAAACTTTAGTACAAGTGCGAAATTAA
- a CDS encoding metallophosphoesterase family protein, translated as MGDEQRKLLRNLPLHIKLELLFGDKIVKLLLEHGSATSIDELLNEDYLFDMMQKADADIMCFGHTHQPYHKTLKRKGTDIIVEKYAINIGSIGKPKDRDPRGCYLIFKLNEPEYKAVLVCKSW; from the coding sequence TTGGGTGATGAACAACGCAAATTATTACGTAACCTGCCTTTACATATAAAGTTGGAACTACTATTCGGGGATAAAATAGTAAAGCTATTACTTGAACATGGAAGTGCAACCAGTATAGATGAGTTATTAAATGAAGATTATTTATTTGACATGATGCAAAAGGCAGACGCCGACATTATGTGTTTTGGACATACTCATCAACCTTATCATAAAACATTAAAAAGAAAAGGAACTGATATTATTGTCGAAAAGTACGCCATTAATATTGGATCAATTGGAAAACCCAAAGATAGGGACCCAAGGGGTTGTTATTTAATTTTTAAATTAAATGAGCCTGAGTATAAGGCTGTTTTAGTTTGTAAAAGCTGGTAG
- a CDS encoding sensor histidine kinase, with translation MTRLQHSQELSTLQSIFEGIDDAIFCHDLDMRITHWNPAAEQLFGYSHEEIIDESVYLLIPQDRQQEKMDIMRDIMEGRRIGHFKTIRRTREGVEIPVSITISPIRDQEGQVTGSSQIARSIIEENAAEEKQARLAAIVASSDDAIVGKSLQGIITSWNIGAEKMFGYTEQEAIGQHISLLIPPERLNEEDIIIGNIRAGKKVDHFQTIRRTKGGQQLHISLTVSPILNKAGEIIGASKIARNITAQKEAERSVAKSMERMEILNSISKSINEDLDLQHILQRVTDATTRLTGADFGAFFYNRVDQGGESYWLYTISGAPRAAFENFPMPRNTAVFHPTFSGEDVVRVDDITKDPRYGKNSPYFGMPKGHLPVVSYLAVPVITHSGVVIGGLFFGHKQAGIFKEEHEDLVVTVASQAAVAIDNSRLFEEVKDLSNKKDEFIALASHELKTPLTSMSGFLQILERTVPDGIAKSFAEKALKQLAKLNELVNDLFDISKIQAGKLQLNFEPFDLSDLLDEITDTFEQTHPHYNLKMAADGELLVSGDKMRLEQVLTNLLGNAVKYAPDAREVSMIAIRTGNEVRISVKDQGPGILPENQQHIFSQFYRVKEQERKTSGLGLGLYISKDIIDRHGGRIWVESTPGHGATFTFSLPAFTN, from the coding sequence ATGACCAGACTTCAGCATTCACAAGAGCTATCAACCCTGCAATCCATATTTGAAGGCATTGACGACGCGATATTTTGCCATGACCTTGATATGCGGATCACCCATTGGAATCCGGCAGCTGAACAGCTATTCGGCTATAGTCATGAGGAAATAATCGATGAATCGGTTTACCTGCTGATCCCGCAGGACAGGCAGCAGGAAAAAATGGACATCATGCGTGATATTATGGAGGGGAGACGGATCGGACATTTTAAAACGATTCGCAGAACCAGGGAAGGCGTTGAAATCCCCGTGTCTATAACCATTTCGCCTATCCGGGACCAGGAGGGACAAGTTACAGGATCGTCACAGATTGCCCGCAGTATCATCGAAGAAAATGCTGCCGAAGAAAAGCAGGCCAGGCTGGCCGCCATTGTCGCCAGCTCGGACGATGCCATTGTCGGTAAAAGCCTGCAAGGCATCATCACCAGCTGGAATATCGGCGCAGAAAAAATGTTTGGCTATACGGAGCAGGAAGCAATTGGTCAACATATTTCATTACTAATACCGCCGGAGCGTCTGAATGAAGAAGATATAATTATCGGAAACATTCGTGCCGGAAAAAAGGTAGATCATTTCCAGACTATCCGCAGAACCAAAGGGGGACAACAGTTGCACATATCACTGACGGTGTCTCCCATCCTCAACAAAGCCGGCGAAATCATCGGGGCTTCAAAAATAGCCCGGAACATTACAGCGCAAAAAGAAGCAGAGCGGTCCGTCGCTAAAAGCATGGAGCGTATGGAAATCCTTAATTCAATCAGTAAAAGCATTAACGAGGATCTTGATCTGCAACACATTTTACAAAGAGTGACCGATGCTACTACCAGGCTTACCGGCGCGGATTTCGGTGCCTTCTTCTATAACCGGGTAGACCAGGGCGGTGAATCCTATTGGCTTTATACCATTTCCGGGGCGCCACGGGCTGCTTTTGAAAACTTTCCCATGCCCCGTAACACGGCTGTTTTCCATCCGACCTTTAGCGGTGAGGACGTTGTCCGGGTTGATGACATTACAAAAGATCCGCGTTATGGAAAAAATTCACCCTATTTTGGTATGCCCAAAGGCCATTTGCCGGTTGTGAGCTACCTGGCGGTTCCCGTTATTACTCATTCGGGCGTAGTCATCGGCGGGCTTTTTTTTGGCCACAAACAAGCTGGCATTTTTAAAGAAGAGCATGAAGACCTGGTTGTTACCGTAGCCTCACAGGCTGCCGTTGCCATAGATAATTCCAGGCTCTTTGAGGAAGTAAAGGATCTGAGCAATAAAAAAGATGAATTTATCGCCTTGGCCTCCCATGAGCTTAAGACGCCACTGACTTCGATGAGCGGTTTTTTGCAGATATTAGAAAGAACGGTTCCGGATGGTATTGCCAAAAGTTTTGCAGAAAAGGCACTGAAGCAATTGGCCAAACTCAACGAGTTAGTCAATGACCTGTTTGATATATCTAAAATCCAGGCCGGTAAACTACAGTTGAATTTTGAACCTTTTGATCTTTCGGATCTTTTGGACGAAATAACCGATACGTTTGAGCAGACCCATCCCCACTATAATTTGAAAATGGCGGCAGATGGAGAGCTTTTGGTCTCGGGCGATAAGATGCGGCTGGAACAGGTGCTCACCAATTTACTGGGTAATGCCGTGAAGTATGCGCCGGACGCCAGGGAGGTAAGCATGATTGCTATCAGGACCGGGAATGAGGTTCGCATCTCTGTGAAAGACCAGGGTCCCGGTATTTTGCCTGAAAACCAGCAGCACATTTTTAGCCAGTTTTACCGTGTTAAAGAGCAGGAGCGAAAGACCTCGGGGCTCGGCCTGGGACTTTATATATCCAAGGACATTATTGACCGGCACGGCGGGAGGATCTGGGTAGAAAGCACCCCGGGCCATGGAGCGACATTTACATTTTCTCTACCAGCTTTTACAAACTAA
- a CDS encoding Hsp20/alpha crystallin family protein, with amino-acid sequence MTLVKFNPDKRNSSLLPGFSDVFDSIFNDTFFNDCMVTRVPAVNISETENNYHLELAAPGLKKEDFKLNLERNVLNIAVEQTASQEDNQKNYSKREYSYNSFMRSFYAAGKRG; translated from the coding sequence ATGACATTGGTTAAATTTAATCCCGACAAAAGAAACAGTTCACTATTACCAGGTTTTAGTGATGTTTTCGATTCTATTTTTAATGACACTTTTTTCAATGATTGTATGGTAACCCGCGTACCTGCCGTCAATATCAGCGAAACGGAAAACAACTATCATCTGGAACTGGCTGCGCCGGGTCTGAAGAAAGAAGATTTCAAACTGAACCTGGAACGCAACGTGCTGAACATTGCTGTTGAGCAAACCGCCAGTCAGGAAGACAACCAGAAAAATTACAGCAAGCGCGAATACAGCTATAACTCTTTCATGCGTTCCTTTTACGCTGCCGGAAAGCGCGGATGA
- a CDS encoding LytR/AlgR family response regulator transcription factor — MQNYITIHTANEKIISLQTMKKLEEILPQPQFMRVHKSFIVALRSSASNVTRSRSAASASH, encoded by the coding sequence ATGCAGAATTATATAACGATCCATACGGCCAATGAAAAAATCATTAGCCTGCAAACGATGAAAAAGCTGGAAGAGATCTTACCACAACCTCAGTTCATGCGCGTTCACAAATCTTTTATAGTGGCCCTGAGATCGTCAGCATCGAACGTAACAAGATCCAGATCGGCGGCATCCGCATCGCATTAG
- a CDS encoding LytR/AlgR family response regulator transcription factor: MINCPFADDKPLALDVLLNYAARMPAINVVLSTTDPLKALAKITEGGIDLVFLDIQMPELNGLQLIKLIAGKCQVVFTTAYAEHALECYELNATDYLLKPVSFERFYQAVEKATVVLKGLGDPIPSLANQPSTGNRATTYLSKQSTNCLG; encoded by the coding sequence ATGATCAATTGCCCGTTCGCAGATGATAAACCATTAGCCCTGGACGTACTGCTCAACTATGCGGCCCGGATGCCTGCGATTAATGTGGTATTAAGCACTACAGATCCCTTGAAGGCTTTGGCTAAAATTACCGAAGGTGGCATCGACCTGGTGTTTTTAGATATTCAGATGCCTGAGCTGAATGGTCTTCAACTCATCAAACTGATCGCCGGAAAATGTCAGGTGGTTTTTACGACTGCCTACGCGGAACATGCCTTAGAGTGTTATGAACTTAATGCGACTGACTATTTGTTAAAACCTGTATCCTTCGAGCGTTTTTATCAGGCAGTTGAAAAAGCGACGGTGGTGCTGAAAGGTTTAGGCGACCCCATCCCTTCATTAGCCAACCAGCCATCCACCGGAAACAGAGCGACTACATATTTGTCAAAACAGAGCACAAATTGTTTAGGGTGA